In Sphingobacteriaceae bacterium, the following proteins share a genomic window:
- a CDS encoding lipid A biosynthesis acyltransferase: MPENSKWEGKTRGGLSGHKIFVFILNTFGLPVAYFFLRFVAFYFFLFTKSTKTALKYFREIHEYKGLKAYRATYQNYFLFGQILLDKVALLSGVKTNFTIEHDGHAENLESLKTSGKGSILLSAHIGNWEIAGQMLNSLDTKFNVLMYDNEAEKMKEYMSKVMGKKSFNVIAIRDGDMSHLIELHRAFSNNELVVMHGDRFLPGTATIEKNFMGKPAKFPSGPFIMAAKFGVPVTLVFAVKETKTHYHFFARKPIEMKRARTKEDMELAVKTGSDQYIKELEFMLKKYPTQWFNFYDFWK, translated from the coding sequence ATGCCTGAGAACAGCAAGTGGGAAGGAAAAACCAGGGGCGGGCTCAGCGGGCACAAAATTTTTGTATTTATTCTCAACACATTCGGGCTACCAGTTGCCTATTTCTTTTTGCGATTTGTAGCCTTTTACTTTTTTCTATTTACCAAATCCACAAAAACAGCGCTGAAATATTTTCGTGAAATTCACGAATATAAAGGCCTTAAGGCTTACCGCGCCACCTATCAGAATTATTTCCTATTCGGCCAGATTCTCCTCGATAAAGTAGCTTTATTATCCGGTGTAAAAACCAATTTTACGATCGAACACGATGGTCATGCCGAAAACCTCGAAAGTTTAAAAACTTCGGGCAAAGGCAGTATTCTTTTAAGTGCACATATCGGAAATTGGGAGATTGCCGGACAAATGCTGAACTCGTTAGACACGAAATTTAACGTGCTCATGTATGATAACGAAGCTGAGAAAATGAAAGAATACATGAGCAAAGTGATGGGCAAAAAAAGCTTTAATGTAATAGCTATTCGCGATGGAGACATGAGTCACCTCATAGAACTTCACAGAGCTTTTTCAAATAACGAACTCGTGGTGATGCACGGCGACCGTTTTCTTCCCGGTACGGCCACCATTGAGAAAAATTTTATGGGTAAGCCTGCAAAATTCCCGTCCGGGCCATTTATAATGGCGGCCAAATTCGGCGTTCCTGTTACGCTTGTTTTCGCGGTTAAAGAAACCAAAACCCATTACCATTTTTTTGCACGCAAACCCATTGAAATGAAACGTGCCCGAACAAAAGAAGACATGGAACTGGCGGTAAAAACAGGCTCCGATCAGTATATAAAAGAACTGGAGTTTATGCTTAAAAAATACCCCACACAATGGTTCAATTTTTATGATTTTTGGAAGTAA
- a CDS encoding peptidase, whose translation MQAQFKHLQAAHCENGVTTNLLQHVGVNITEPLAFGIGSGLFYIYIPFLKINNGPAIAFRTQPGNIFRRTCKSLGIEVVRKKFSSEKEAQKFLEECIANNQPVGCQVGVYYLTYFPKEYRFHFNAHNLIVYGKEGDNFLISDPIMENVTTLSSYELERVRFAKGPFAPKGQLYYPKKKAEITPENIKQAIVTGIKRNVRDMLHIPGPIAGVKGIKYTANKIKKWRDTLGLEKAGLYLAQLVRMQEEIGTGGGGFRYIYGAFLQQAQAYHPNAPLTELSKTFTQAGDLWRTAAVQASGIYKGRITAQADFNVMADYLYEISDLEKQAFISLSKIKW comes from the coding sequence ATGCAAGCTCAATTTAAACACCTGCAGGCCGCGCACTGCGAAAACGGTGTCACCACCAACCTACTCCAGCATGTTGGCGTAAATATTACCGAGCCTCTTGCTTTTGGCATCGGCTCCGGGTTATTTTACATCTATATTCCTTTTTTAAAAATCAATAATGGCCCGGCAATCGCTTTCAGAACGCAGCCGGGAAATATTTTTAGACGCACCTGCAAAAGTTTGGGCATTGAAGTCGTTCGTAAAAAATTCAGCTCTGAAAAAGAAGCTCAGAAATTTTTAGAAGAATGTATCGCTAACAATCAACCTGTGGGATGCCAGGTAGGTGTTTATTACCTGACGTATTTTCCAAAAGAATACCGCTTTCACTTTAACGCACACAATTTAATTGTTTACGGAAAAGAAGGCGACAATTTTTTAATCAGTGATCCTATCATGGAAAACGTTACCACACTTTCAAGCTACGAGCTGGAACGCGTGCGCTTTGCAAAAGGACCCTTTGCTCCGAAAGGACAATTGTATTACCCTAAAAAGAAAGCCGAAATTACTCCAGAGAATATTAAACAAGCCATTGTAACCGGCATCAAACGTAACGTGCGCGACATGCTGCACATACCCGGCCCTATTGCCGGAGTAAAAGGCATTAAATACACAGCGAACAAAATTAAAAAGTGGCGCGACACTTTAGGACTTGAAAAAGCAGGTTTATATTTAGCCCAGCTAGTGCGTATGCAGGAAGAAATTGGAACGGGCGGTGGTGGCTTCCGTTACATTTATGGAGCTTTCTTACAACAAGCCCAGGCTTATCATCCCAACGCCCCTTTAACCGAGCTTTCTAAAACATTTACGCAGGCCGGCGATCTTTGGCGTACTGCAGCTGTTCAGGCTTCCGGAATTTACAAAGGACGTATCACCGCACAAGCTGATTTTAACGTGATGGCTGATTATTTATATGAAATTTCCGATTTAGAAAAACAAGCTTTTATTTCGCTTTCTAAAATCAAATGGTAA
- a CDS encoding ABC transporter ATP-binding protein: MSIPAVDIHALDFSYSSPPQTLFAGLSLKINAGERFGLFGPNGAGKTTLMSCMTGLLAYNGGTIHLLGKEIKKESKDIKKLIGFVPQDLAFYQELSPKENLEYFGALSGMNSTSIKKRTAELLDVLSLTDVKDKPVHKFSGGMKRKVNLAIGVIHNPALLFLDEPTVGVDIQTRRVIVTYLKELNAQGTTLVYTSHQLSEAQELCTDIAMIHEGKLIEQGSPETLFTKHQEKNLEGLFIKLTGKNYKELNV, from the coding sequence ATGAGCATCCCGGCCGTAGATATACACGCTCTGGATTTCAGTTATTCCAGTCCTCCACAAACTTTATTTGCGGGACTTAGTTTAAAGATCAATGCAGGTGAACGTTTTGGACTTTTTGGCCCGAACGGTGCAGGAAAAACAACTTTAATGAGTTGCATGACCGGTCTCTTAGCCTACAATGGAGGTACTATCCATTTGTTAGGAAAAGAAATTAAGAAAGAATCAAAAGACATAAAAAAACTTATTGGCTTTGTGCCACAGGATCTTGCTTTTTACCAGGAGTTAAGTCCTAAAGAAAACCTGGAGTACTTCGGAGCCCTTTCAGGGATGAACTCCACAAGCATCAAAAAAAGAACTGCTGAACTATTGGACGTTTTAAGCCTTACAGATGTAAAAGATAAACCCGTTCACAAATTCTCAGGCGGTATGAAACGCAAAGTGAATCTCGCCATCGGAGTGATTCACAATCCTGCTTTGTTATTTTTAGATGAACCCACCGTTGGTGTGGATATTCAAACGCGCAGAGTGATTGTGACTTATCTTAAAGAATTGAATGCCCAAGGTACAACGCTTGTGTATACTTCTCATCAGCTAAGTGAAGCACAGGAACTTTGTACAGACATCGCTATGATTCATGAAGGAAAACTTATTGAACAGGGTAGTCCCGAAACTCTTTTTACTAAACACCAGGAAAAAAATCTGGAAGGTTTATTTATAAAACTCACCGGCAAAAATTACAAAGAACTAAATGTTTAA
- a CDS encoding ABC transporter permease, with the protein MFKLWASIKKDLRLLTRDKVGLVLMFAMPIILAILIAAIQNNTFKLVNDNKVSLLIYNADNAEISKHFSQAMKEAGMFEIKEYTGSATPSEIVKSMDNDDALVAIIIPKDFSEKLENKAKGLSSRVLTDLGLGTDTLKETAPNLDAMEVYYSPVLQTSFRQSINGAIHASLQLIENKLLIKNIYALVDEKKSPGKLEDDILKGQIEIREVAAARNGSRTIPNATQHNIPAWTIFAMFFIVISLGSSVVKEKLNGSFVRLKTLPSSYLLSLLSKQITYLSVTLLQVAVIFALGIYLFPLMGLPKLNLPDDIFALFLVSFVCGWCAVSYAITIGVFSNTQEQANGFGAVTIVILAAIGGLLVPSFAMPDSFSVAMKISPLHWCLESYYGLFLENGTLKDIMVNILPLLGITILLQLIAFWGLKRKNLI; encoded by the coding sequence ATGTTTAAGCTTTGGGCCAGCATAAAAAAAGATCTGCGCCTTTTAACGCGTGATAAGGTAGGCTTGGTCCTCATGTTCGCCATGCCTATAATCCTCGCTATTCTTATCGCTGCCATTCAAAACAACACATTTAAACTGGTTAACGACAACAAAGTTTCCTTACTCATTTATAATGCCGACAATGCAGAAATCAGCAAACACTTCTCCCAGGCCATGAAAGAAGCCGGGATGTTTGAAATCAAAGAATATACTGGAAGCGCGACTCCCTCAGAAATTGTAAAGAGCATGGATAACGATGATGCTTTAGTAGCGATTATTATTCCCAAAGACTTCTCTGAAAAACTCGAAAATAAAGCAAAGGGACTAAGCTCCAGAGTATTAACAGATCTTGGACTTGGAACGGATACTTTAAAAGAAACGGCTCCGAACTTAGATGCTATGGAAGTCTATTACAGTCCTGTTTTACAAACATCGTTTCGTCAATCCATTAACGGAGCTATTCACGCTTCCCTACAGCTCATTGAAAATAAACTCCTGATAAAAAACATTTATGCTCTGGTAGATGAGAAAAAATCTCCCGGCAAATTAGAAGACGACATCTTAAAAGGTCAGATCGAAATTCGCGAGGTAGCGGCGGCGCGCAATGGTAGCCGAACAATTCCTAACGCCACGCAACATAACATTCCAGCCTGGACCATCTTCGCCATGTTTTTTATTGTTATTTCTTTAGGAAGCAGTGTGGTGAAAGAAAAGTTGAATGGCAGTTTTGTCCGTTTAAAAACATTGCCCAGCTCTTACCTCCTTTCTTTACTTTCGAAACAAATTACCTATTTAAGTGTTACCCTTTTGCAGGTAGCGGTTATTTTTGCTTTAGGTATTTATTTATTCCCACTTATGGGATTGCCGAAATTGAATCTGCCCGACGATATTTTTGCTTTGTTCCTTGTTTCCTTTGTTTGCGGATGGTGCGCTGTGAGTTACGCCATTACAATTGGCGTATTTTCGAACACACAAGAACAGGCCAATGGCTTTGGAGCCGTAACCATCGTTATTCTTGCGGCTATAGGTGGCTTATTAGTTCCGTCTTTTGCCATGCCAGACTCTTTTAGCGTAGCAATGAAAATTTCACCGCTACATTGGTGTCTTGAATCGTATTACGGTTTGTTTTTAGAAAATGGAACGCTGAAAGATATTATGGTGAATATTCTACCTTTATTAGGAATTACGATTTTACTCCAATTAATAGCATTCTGGGGTTTAAAGCGAAAAAATTTAATTTAA
- a CDS encoding acyl carrier protein, protein MEKEQLKEELKAQVIEFLNLAPMTAAEIKDDMPFFGEGLGLDSIDSLELVVMLKRQYGIDIQDPKEGRKILVDINTMADYVEKNRTIPEH, encoded by the coding sequence ATGGAAAAAGAACAATTGAAAGAAGAGTTGAAAGCACAGGTAATAGAATTTTTAAACCTTGCGCCAATGACTGCAGCGGAGATTAAAGACGATATGCCATTTTTTGGAGAAGGCTTAGGACTTGATTCTATCGACTCGCTGGAGCTTGTTGTGATGTTGAAAAGACAGTACGGGATTGACATTCAGGATCCTAAAGAAGGCCGTAAAATCCTGGTCGACATTAATACCATGGCTGACTACGTAGAAAAAAACAGAACAATTCCTGAGCATTAA
- a CDS encoding 3-oxoacyl-ACP synthase: protein MSRIFVTGIGVISAIGNNVSENHAALKAGKCGMSSLEMLSSNFADKLPFGEVKISTSDLKEKLKAHEPGVTRTSLLALHACEEALKDSGLSLADIQSKDTCLIGASTVGGMCLTDEMYHDANEKTVGSEYLGSYDFASVNLYLQERYNINGIVNTINTACSSSANAIMYGARLMKQGLAKRAIVGGVDSLAKFTINGFNSLAILSNDICRPFDAARKGLNLGEGAAFLILEKEEDCFGKKIYAELTGYCNANDAFHPSSLSDQGDGPFLSMQGALNLANLKPEDISFINAHGTGTENNDSVESTAMQRIFSKVPDFASTKSNIGHTLGAAGSIEAVYSILNITHNEIYPGLNFSTPMADKGLSPVTEYKQKEIRHVLSNSFGFGGNCSSLLFSKV, encoded by the coding sequence GTGAGTAGAATTTTTGTAACTGGAATTGGAGTCATCAGCGCTATCGGGAATAACGTTTCCGAAAATCATGCTGCCCTTAAAGCAGGCAAATGCGGGATGAGTAGCCTTGAAATGCTATCGTCCAACTTTGCAGACAAACTTCCTTTCGGAGAAGTAAAAATCAGTACTTCTGATTTAAAAGAAAAATTAAAGGCTCATGAGCCGGGCGTAACACGAACCAGTTTATTGGCTTTGCATGCCTGTGAAGAAGCTTTAAAAGACAGCGGCCTCTCCCTTGCAGATATTCAATCTAAAGACACTTGTTTAATCGGTGCTAGCACAGTAGGCGGCATGTGCCTTACGGATGAAATGTACCACGATGCAAACGAAAAAACCGTTGGTTCGGAATATCTGGGCTCCTACGATTTTGCTTCTGTGAATTTATATTTGCAGGAACGTTACAACATAAATGGCATTGTAAATACAATCAATACCGCTTGCTCTTCCTCCGCAAATGCGATTATGTATGGAGCAAGATTAATGAAACAAGGCCTCGCTAAACGCGCCATTGTTGGCGGTGTAGATAGCCTCGCAAAATTTACCATCAACGGATTTAATTCGCTAGCGATTCTTTCCAACGACATCTGCCGACCTTTCGATGCAGCGCGCAAAGGATTAAATCTTGGCGAAGGCGCAGCTTTTTTAATTTTAGAAAAAGAAGAAGATTGCTTTGGCAAAAAAATCTATGCCGAACTAACCGGCTATTGTAATGCCAACGACGCCTTTCATCCTTCGTCTTTATCTGATCAAGGTGATGGTCCCTTCCTGTCTATGCAAGGTGCTTTGAACTTAGCAAATTTAAAACCTGAAGACATTAGTTTTATAAACGCGCATGGAACCGGAACAGAAAATAACGATTCAGTAGAAAGTACAGCCATGCAACGTATTTTTTCAAAGGTTCCCGATTTCGCATCTACCAAATCCAATATTGGTCACACTCTTGGTGCTGCCGGATCTATTGAAGCGGTTTATAGTATTTTAAACATTACTCATAACGAAATTTATCCAGGACTTAATTTTTCGACCCCCATGGCAGACAAAGGTTTGAGTCCCGTTACAGAATACAAACAAAAAGAGATTCGCCATGTGCTTTCCAATTCTTTTGGATTTGGTGGCAATTGCAGTTCTTTATTATTTTCGAAAGTTTAA
- a CDS encoding 3-hydroxyacyl-ACP dehydratase yields MTEYIPQAHPIVMIDTLTYCEGDTTKTTFKVEEGNIFVKNGILHEPGIIENIAQTAAAKAGYEVKKLGAEPLLGFIGAVKDLKIHAFPKVGDVLETTVVIKTEIMGVTLIEGSSVCNGVKIADCEMKIFIQRPDQASI; encoded by the coding sequence ATAACAGAATACATCCCACAAGCGCATCCGATTGTGATGATTGACACCTTGACTTATTGTGAAGGCGACACCACAAAAACCACTTTCAAGGTAGAAGAAGGAAACATTTTTGTAAAGAACGGCATTCTTCACGAACCCGGAATTATTGAGAACATCGCTCAGACTGCCGCCGCCAAAGCGGGTTACGAAGTCAAAAAATTAGGCGCCGAACCTTTGTTGGGATTTATAGGAGCGGTGAAAGATCTTAAAATCCATGCTTTTCCTAAAGTGGGAGATGTTTTAGAAACAACGGTTGTTATAAAAACGGAAATCATGGGTGTGACTTTAATAGAAGGAAGTTCTGTTTGCAATGGGGTTAAAATAGCGGACTGCGAAATGAAAATATTTATTCAAAGACCCGATCAAGCTAGTATCTAA
- a CDS encoding 4-hydroxybenzoyl-CoA thioesterase, translating to MSRSLTHTSFVHIRFSECDPLNIVWHGNYVKYFEDGREAFGKAHQFSYGELYTQNGVSVPLVHMEMDFKRSVSFGETIRVETKMVDNPAAKIVFEYKLFNDKNEILCTGKTIQAFVNMEKKELLITMPPFFEAWKEKHLK from the coding sequence ATGTCAAGATCTTTAACACACACGAGTTTTGTACACATCCGTTTTAGCGAGTGTGATCCCTTAAACATTGTCTGGCACGGAAACTATGTAAAATATTTTGAAGACGGTCGCGAGGCTTTTGGAAAAGCACATCAGTTTTCTTACGGAGAACTCTATACTCAGAACGGGGTTTCTGTTCCTTTGGTGCATATGGAAATGGATTTTAAACGCTCAGTGAGTTTTGGCGAAACCATTCGTGTGGAAACAAAAATGGTGGATAATCCAGCCGCTAAAATAGTTTTTGAATACAAATTGTTTAACGACAAAAACGAGATTCTTTGCACAGGCAAAACCATACAGGCCTTTGTGAATATGGAAAAGAAAGAACTCCTGATCACCATGCCTCCGTTTTTTGAAGCCTGGAAAGAAAAGCATTTAAAATAA
- a CDS encoding beta-ketoacyl synthase, translating into MSVFFGAHNIISPLGFTSRENFDALLNGKSALKKKSFPFSEKEIFCSTLEESEVDKRFSKLGNAKNFTHLEKLSILSVKDVVDQSGIDLSDKNNLLIVSTTKGNIDILENNYPHLPQKRAYLTEFAKIVGDFFKSVNTPIVVSNACISGLLAIIIAKRFIDADKYKNIIVCGADLVSEFTLSGFKSFNAMSDEACKPFDANRTGINLGEAVASILLSYDKLSNIQIISGASANDANHISGPSRNGDGLYQAVTETLAKANKTNVDFISAHGTATEYNDEMESIAFSRAGISSSPLNSLKGYYGHTLGTAGVLESIISILSLQENTLIKSMGFEIPGTSQVLNMITKTETKDPIAIGLKTCLKTTSGFGGCNAAAIFEKL; encoded by the coding sequence ATGAGTGTTTTTTTCGGAGCGCATAACATCATCAGTCCACTTGGCTTTACCAGCCGTGAAAACTTCGATGCGCTTCTGAATGGAAAATCCGCACTCAAAAAAAAATCTTTCCCTTTTTCAGAAAAAGAAATCTTCTGCTCCACTCTGGAAGAATCGGAAGTAGACAAAAGATTTTCAAAACTTGGAAATGCAAAAAACTTCACGCATCTCGAAAAACTCTCTATCCTTTCTGTAAAAGATGTGGTGGATCAATCGGGGATTGATCTCTCCGACAAAAACAATCTCCTCATTGTATCTACTACGAAAGGCAACATTGATATTTTAGAAAATAACTATCCCCATCTTCCTCAAAAACGTGCATATTTAACAGAGTTTGCGAAAATCGTTGGCGATTTTTTTAAGTCGGTAAATACACCTATCGTTGTTTCGAATGCCTGCATTTCCGGACTTCTTGCCATTATTATTGCAAAACGTTTTATAGACGCAGATAAATATAAAAACATCATTGTCTGCGGTGCAGATCTGGTTTCTGAATTTACCTTATCCGGTTTTAAATCTTTTAATGCCATGAGCGACGAAGCCTGTAAACCTTTCGACGCCAATCGTACCGGTATTAATTTGGGCGAAGCTGTTGCGAGTATTCTTCTTAGCTATGATAAACTTAGCAACATTCAAATCATTTCCGGAGCAAGCGCCAATGACGCCAATCATATTTCAGGACCATCACGCAATGGCGACGGACTTTACCAGGCTGTTACAGAAACGTTAGCAAAAGCAAATAAAACAAATGTTGATTTTATTTCAGCGCATGGCACGGCAACCGAATACAATGACGAAATGGAATCTATTGCTTTTTCAAGAGCGGGCATCAGCTCTTCACCTTTAAATAGTTTAAAAGGGTATTACGGTCATACTTTAGGAACGGCGGGTGTTTTAGAGAGCATTATTTCTATTTTATCGCTCCAGGAAAATACACTCATAAAATCTATGGGTTTTGAGATTCCCGGTACCAGCCAGGTTTTAAACATGATCACCAAAACAGAAACTAAAGATCCGATAGCTATCGGATTAAAAACCTGCTTAAAAACAACGTCCGGATTTGGAGGATGTAATGCAGCGGCTATTTTTGAAAAACTATAA
- a CDS encoding 3-oxoacyl-ACP synthase: METSILSYCKIKNNSVWINGTLVAQAETNEEATTFLATLYKTNELNYPKFFKMDKLCKLGVLTTELVIRSIQDFSDIPKNKIALVFSNSASSLETDRTHAKTIADKENYFPSPSVFVYTLANIVIGEIAIKHKITGENAFFVSEKFDAELMASYTATLLQDTATTTVLAGWINVDGPDLEAFVYCVKNLNFKQEKNTGNPDAYQQEHNSKNIHYLYSL; the protein is encoded by the coding sequence GTGGAAACAAGTATACTTTCATATTGCAAAATTAAAAACAACTCCGTTTGGATCAACGGTACACTGGTAGCGCAGGCAGAGACTAATGAAGAGGCTACAACATTTTTAGCGACCCTTTATAAAACCAATGAACTGAATTATCCTAAATTTTTTAAAATGGATAAACTTTGCAAGCTTGGAGTACTTACTACTGAACTTGTGATCCGCAGTATTCAAGACTTTTCCGATATTCCAAAAAACAAAATAGCATTGGTTTTTTCAAATAGTGCATCCAGTTTAGAAACAGATAGAACACACGCTAAAACTATAGCTGACAAAGAAAATTATTTTCCAAGTCCCTCCGTTTTTGTGTATACACTTGCCAACATTGTGATTGGTGAAATTGCCATCAAACATAAAATAACCGGAGAAAATGCTTTTTTTGTTTCTGAAAAATTTGATGCAGAACTTATGGCTTCTTACACGGCTACATTATTGCAGGATACAGCTACTACCACTGTATTAGCAGGCTGGATCAACGTTGACGGTCCCGATTTAGAAGCCTTTGTATATTGCGTTAAAAATCTTAATTTTAAACAGGAAAAAAATACCGGAAATCCTGACGCTTATCAGCAGGAACACAATTCAAAAAACATACATTATTTATATAGTTTATAG
- a CDS encoding acyl carrier protein → MEVQEIVTNLKSQIIEQLNLEGMKPEDIDTDAPLFGSGLGLDSIDALELIVLLEKNYNVKIEDPKESKAIFASVKTMADYIAVHSK, encoded by the coding sequence ATGGAAGTACAGGAAATAGTGACAAATTTGAAATCACAAATTATTGAGCAATTAAATCTGGAAGGAATGAAGCCCGAAGATATAGATACTGATGCGCCCTTATTTGGATCAGGTCTGGGACTTGACTCTATTGATGCCCTGGAACTTATTGTACTTCTTGAAAAAAATTACAATGTTAAGATTGAAGATCCTAAAGAATCGAAAGCGATTTTTGCCTCTGTAAAAACAATGGCCGATTACATTGCTGTTCATTCAAAATAA
- a CDS encoding beta-ACP synthase — MSTRVHITGMGIISAIGDSVEESFQSLSTCKTGIGKLNYLQTNHKEEFVCGEVKHTNEELNKIAGTENYNRTTVLGLIAAKEAIHNAGIKNIKEVRTGFISSTTVAGMSHSELVYKDFFENRTDENFIDTHFSGVSTNEIAAHLGIDEFVTTISTACSSAANAVMLGARLIKNNMLDRVIVGGVDALSKFTLNGFNTLMILDTQWCKPFDENRKGLNLGEGAAYLVLESEEQVKKSGKKSLAILSGYGNANDAYHQTASSAEGHGAFLAMKKAFQVSGLDPQSISYINAHGTGTPNNDSSEGIAMQTIFENKVPKFSSTKAYTGHTLAAAAGIEAVISILSLQNNMIFPCLNRSEQMKDLTITPVDNLEKGVQLNHVMSNSFGFGGNCSTLIFSKN, encoded by the coding sequence ATGTCAACCCGCGTTCATATAACAGGAATGGGAATAATTTCAGCCATTGGTGATTCTGTAGAGGAGTCTTTTCAATCGCTGAGCACCTGTAAAACCGGCATTGGCAAGCTGAATTATTTACAAACGAATCATAAAGAGGAATTTGTTTGCGGAGAAGTAAAACACACCAACGAAGAATTAAACAAAATCGCCGGAACAGAAAATTATAACCGCACAACCGTTCTTGGCCTCATCGCGGCCAAAGAGGCGATTCACAACGCAGGGATAAAAAACATTAAAGAAGTGCGTACGGGTTTTATTTCTTCTACCACCGTAGCAGGTATGTCGCATTCAGAATTAGTATACAAAGATTTTTTCGAAAACAGAACCGATGAAAATTTTATTGATACCCATTTCAGTGGCGTAAGCACCAACGAAATTGCCGCACACTTGGGCATTGATGAATTTGTGACAACAATCAGTACCGCCTGTTCGTCTGCAGCCAACGCTGTGATGCTCGGAGCAAGATTGATTAAAAACAATATGTTAGATCGCGTTATTGTGGGCGGTGTAGATGCACTTTCAAAATTTACGTTGAATGGATTTAATACATTAATGATTCTTGATACGCAATGGTGCAAACCTTTTGACGAAAACCGCAAAGGTCTGAACCTTGGTGAAGGTGCTGCTTACCTCGTTTTAGAATCGGAAGAACAAGTTAAAAAATCCGGCAAAAAAAGTCTGGCCATTTTAAGTGGTTATGGAAACGCGAACGATGCCTACCATCAAACAGCATCTTCCGCTGAAGGTCACGGTGCTTTTTTAGCGATGAAAAAAGCTTTCCAGGTTTCCGGATTAGACCCTCAAAGTATCAGTTACATCAACGCTCACGGTACCGGAACACCCAATAACGACTCTTCTGAAGGTATTGCGATGCAGACTATTTTTGAAAATAAAGTTCCGAAATTCAGTTCAACCAAAGCTTATACAGGTCATACACTGGCGGCGGCTGCCGGCATTGAGGCTGTAATTTCTATCTTGTCGCTGCAGAACAATATGATCTTTCCTTGTTTAAACAGATCTGAACAAATGAAAGATTTAACCATCACACCCGTAGATAATCTGGAAAAAGGCGTGCAGTTAAACCATGTGATGTCTAACTCTTTTGGTTTCGGCGGCAATTGTTCCACTCTCATTTTCAGTAAAAATTAA
- a CDS encoding 3-oxoacyl-ACP synthase, whose product MEAYINSQACISHHNTISDDFFFEEIPATPSSNLLYVTAPDYKNYIPANSIRRASHILKMGISAGLMCLRNSGEEKTDAIIVGTAMGCFEDTDKFLRSIDENNERMLTPTSFIQSTHNTVAGQLALLVKCHGYNFTYVHQNLSFEYALLDALLLLKEDEAKTILVGGVDELIPPLVELFERAGHIKKTPDLHEPLWSSTSKGYVAGEGAAFFNLSKTVTDKSIAKINGLKTFQRISDSTTLLEQSQTFLKELGLKLEDMSLILSGINGDSEKDRHLTELESKIDLPFAYFKHFCGEYFTSGGFALWFAASIIQKQLVPQAATRDEAPKKVKHILIINQYQDALYSMICVSQC is encoded by the coding sequence ATGGAAGCCTACATCAATTCACAAGCCTGTATTTCGCATCATAATACCATCAGTGATGATTTCTTTTTTGAAGAAATTCCTGCTACTCCCTCTTCTAATTTACTTTACGTCACCGCACCTGATTACAAAAATTATATACCGGCCAATAGCATTCGTCGCGCTTCACATATTTTAAAAATGGGGATCAGCGCGGGCCTCATGTGCCTGCGCAATTCCGGAGAAGAAAAAACAGACGCGATCATTGTTGGTACAGCCATGGGCTGTTTTGAAGATACCGATAAGTTTTTACGTTCAATAGATGAGAATAATGAACGGATGCTCACCCCTACTTCCTTTATTCAATCGACGCACAATACTGTTGCCGGGCAACTAGCTTTATTAGTAAAATGTCACGGATATAATTTCACCTACGTCCATCAGAATTTATCTTTCGAATATGCTTTGTTGGATGCTTTACTCTTATTAAAAGAAGATGAGGCAAAAACTATTTTAGTTGGAGGAGTAGATGAATTAATTCCACCATTGGTTGAATTATTTGAAAGAGCAGGGCACATAAAAAAAACACCTGATCTCCACGAGCCTCTGTGGTCAAGCACCAGCAAAGGGTATGTAGCAGGAGAAGGAGCCGCTTTTTTTAATCTTAGTAAAACAGTAACGGATAAAAGTATTGCCAAAATAAATGGCCTAAAAACCTTTCAAAGGATTTCAGATTCAACTACTCTTCTCGAGCAAAGTCAAACTTTTTTAAAAGAACTTGGCTTAAAGCTGGAAGATATGAGTCTTATTTTAAGTGGCATAAATGGTGATTCAGAAAAAGACCGGCACTTAACAGAGTTGGAATCTAAAATAGACCTGCCTTTCGCCTACTTCAAACACTTTTGCGGAGAGTATTTTACCTCTGGCGGTTTTGCTTTGTGGTTCGCTGCTTCCATCATTCAAAAACAACTGGTGCCCCAGGCGGCAACAAGAGACGAGGCTCCAAAAAAAGTCAAACACATTCTTATCATTAATCAGTACCAGGATGCCCTCTACTCTATGATTTGTGTTTCGCAATGTTAA